A single window of Nocardioides baekrokdamisoli DNA harbors:
- a CDS encoding FAD-binding and (Fe-S)-binding domain-containing protein → MTSGALATELRRRGISKVDDSTLARALYSSDASLYRVIPQVVVRPQHTDELVHLHAVSRDLGVPLTLRGAGTSIAGNAVGPGIVADTRDLRAITIDRDARTALVEPGVVHADLQRAAAPFGLRFGPDPSTHPRCTIGGMIGNNACGSRALGYGRTADNVEAMTVIYGNGEVSSGSGATADRLAALADANLGHIRTNFGQFTRQVSGYSLEHLLPERRRIERFLVGTEGSLATVVSATVRLVEDTDNRRMLVLGYPTMVDAADAVPALLAVGPMIACEGLDARIVDLVRGKGGAVPDLPRGGGWLFVEVEGPELLTALRDAAGALDSRIVEDPAEAAALWRIREDGAGLAGRSLPTPAYSGWEDAAVPPARLGEWLRDFDALLAEYGLHGYPYGHFGDGCMHCRIDFPFKAGDPASADVFREFMTAAATKVGAYGGSLSGEHGDGRVRGELLPLMYDADSLRLFAEAKAICDPDGLMNPGIIVEPASITDDLRPVRPVTLPAQTGLRLLHDDGDLAAAVHRCTGVGKCVAPKANGVMCPSYLATRDEKDSTRGRARVLQEALDGALVHGLADDAVSDALDLCLACKGCSSDCPSGVDMATYKSEALFQKYQGKVRPRSHYTLGQLPRWARLTAPIARLANLMLAIAPIAWIAKWFAGIDQRRSIPTFATTTLRRGDKRRQASSQPDVWIWADSFTDHFFPRSGLAAIEFLEASGLTVRVIQDDACCGLTWITTGQLDKAKAITERTVRTLAPYVASGVPVVGLEPSCLATLRSDSRELSALPEAETVASGVLSFAELVTRLDLPLPDLSDVEVVAQPHCHQSAVIGWNVDEALLKKAGATVTKVSGCCGLAGNFGVEQGHYEVSVAVAETHLLPAVRTHPGAVILADGMSCRVQLDDLEDAPTLHLAELLASKVRA, encoded by the coding sequence GTGACTTCTGGAGCGTTGGCCACTGAACTGCGGCGCCGCGGGATCAGCAAGGTCGACGACTCCACGCTCGCTCGAGCTCTGTACTCCTCGGATGCCTCGTTGTACCGGGTGATCCCGCAGGTGGTCGTACGCCCGCAGCACACTGACGAACTGGTCCACCTGCACGCGGTCTCCCGCGACCTCGGCGTCCCGCTGACCCTGCGCGGCGCCGGTACCTCGATCGCCGGCAACGCGGTCGGTCCGGGCATCGTCGCGGACACCCGCGACCTGCGGGCGATCACGATCGATCGCGACGCGCGCACGGCCCTCGTCGAACCTGGTGTCGTCCACGCGGACCTTCAGCGCGCCGCAGCACCGTTCGGGCTCCGCTTCGGACCCGACCCGTCGACCCATCCGCGCTGCACGATCGGCGGGATGATCGGCAACAACGCCTGCGGTTCGCGTGCGCTCGGGTACGGACGTACGGCCGACAACGTCGAGGCGATGACGGTCATCTACGGCAACGGCGAGGTCTCGTCGGGATCGGGCGCCACCGCTGACCGCCTGGCCGCGCTGGCTGATGCCAACCTCGGCCACATCCGGACGAATTTCGGCCAGTTCACCCGGCAGGTGAGCGGCTACTCGTTGGAGCACCTGCTGCCCGAACGGCGCCGGATCGAACGCTTCCTCGTCGGGACCGAGGGATCGCTCGCCACCGTCGTCTCGGCGACGGTGCGCTTGGTCGAGGACACCGACAACCGCCGGATGCTCGTCCTCGGGTATCCGACGATGGTCGACGCCGCGGACGCGGTCCCGGCGTTGCTCGCCGTCGGCCCGATGATCGCCTGCGAAGGCCTCGACGCCCGGATCGTCGACCTCGTCCGTGGCAAAGGCGGTGCCGTCCCGGACCTGCCGCGTGGTGGCGGCTGGCTGTTCGTGGAAGTCGAAGGACCCGAGCTGCTCACGGCTCTGCGTGATGCCGCCGGTGCCCTCGACAGTCGTATCGTCGAGGATCCGGCCGAAGCCGCTGCGCTCTGGCGGATCCGCGAGGACGGTGCCGGTCTCGCCGGCCGCTCACTGCCGACCCCGGCGTACTCCGGCTGGGAGGACGCGGCCGTCCCGCCGGCTCGCCTCGGGGAGTGGCTGCGCGACTTCGACGCCCTCCTGGCCGAGTACGGCCTGCACGGCTACCCGTACGGGCACTTCGGCGACGGTTGCATGCACTGCCGGATCGACTTCCCGTTCAAGGCCGGCGACCCGGCCTCGGCGGACGTGTTCCGTGAGTTCATGACCGCGGCGGCGACGAAGGTCGGTGCGTACGGCGGCTCGCTCTCGGGTGAGCACGGCGACGGCCGCGTACGCGGCGAACTGCTGCCGTTGATGTATGACGCGGACTCGCTGCGCCTGTTCGCCGAGGCGAAGGCGATCTGCGACCCCGACGGGCTGATGAACCCGGGGATCATCGTCGAACCGGCCTCGATCACCGACGACCTGCGTCCGGTCCGGCCAGTCACGCTGCCTGCTCAAACCGGCCTGCGCCTGCTCCACGACGACGGTGACTTGGCGGCCGCCGTGCACCGCTGCACCGGTGTCGGCAAGTGCGTGGCACCCAAGGCGAACGGCGTGATGTGCCCGTCCTACCTGGCCACCCGCGACGAGAAGGACTCGACCCGCGGGCGGGCGCGCGTACTCCAGGAGGCCCTGGACGGCGCTCTGGTGCACGGGCTGGCGGACGACGCCGTCTCGGATGCGCTCGACCTGTGTCTGGCTTGCAAGGGCTGTTCGTCGGACTGCCCCAGCGGCGTCGACATGGCGACCTACAAGTCCGAGGCGCTGTTCCAGAAATATCAGGGCAAGGTACGGCCGCGGTCGCACTACACGCTCGGGCAACTGCCGAGGTGGGCACGTCTGACCGCGCCGATCGCCCGGCTGGCCAACCTGATGCTGGCGATCGCGCCGATCGCGTGGATCGCGAAGTGGTTCGCCGGCATCGACCAGCGCCGATCCATTCCGACCTTCGCGACGACGACCCTGCGGCGTGGCGACAAGCGTCGTCAGGCGTCGAGTCAGCCGGACGTGTGGATCTGGGCCGACTCCTTCACCGACCACTTCTTCCCGCGGTCGGGTCTGGCAGCGATCGAGTTCCTGGAGGCATCCGGTCTGACCGTGCGGGTCATCCAGGACGACGCCTGCTGCGGCCTGACCTGGATCACTACGGGCCAGCTCGACAAGGCGAAAGCGATCACCGAGCGTACGGTGCGTACGCTCGCGCCGTATGTCGCCTCCGGTGTGCCGGTGGTGGGCCTGGAGCCGTCCTGCCTGGCCACACTGCGCTCGGACTCCCGCGAGCTCTCTGCGCTGCCCGAGGCAGAGACCGTCGCCTCCGGCGTGCTGTCCTTCGCCGAGCTCGTGACCCGACTCGACCTTCCGCTGCCCGACCTGTCCGACGTCGAGGTGGTCGCCCAGCCGCACTGCCACCAGAGCGCGGTCATCGGCTGGAACGTCGACGAGGCGCTGCTCAAGAAGGCGGGTGCGACCGTCACCAAGGTGTCGGGCTGCTGCGGTCTGGCCGGCAACTTCGGCGTCGAGCAGGGGCACTACGAGGTGTCGGTCGCTGTTGCGGAGACGCACCTGCTGCCGGCAGTGCGTACGCACCCCGGTGCCGTCATCCTCGCCGACGGCATGTCGTGCCGTGTCCAACTGGACGACCTCGAGGACGCGCCCACCCTGCACCTCGCAGAACTGCTCGCATCGAAGGTCCGCGCGTGA
- a CDS encoding NUDIX hydrolase — protein sequence MSPREPSRGTPTKVQRLAAYALITRTRAGVEEILLSRLSDKVTSGVLWALPGGGVEHGEHPRDAVVREVHEETGLDVEVGEQARVFSLHEPRAWRPGRRVDSHAVRLVFDGVVPADAPEPQTIEVGGSTAEAAWVALEDVRSGKVPTVSVVREALGLR from the coding sequence ATGAGTCCTCGCGAACCATCCAGGGGCACTCCGACGAAGGTGCAGCGGCTCGCGGCGTACGCGCTGATCACCCGGACGCGCGCGGGTGTCGAGGAGATCCTGCTGAGTCGCCTCTCCGACAAGGTCACCTCCGGCGTGCTCTGGGCGCTCCCTGGTGGCGGCGTCGAGCACGGTGAGCACCCCCGGGACGCCGTCGTACGCGAGGTCCATGAGGAGACCGGTCTCGACGTGGAGGTGGGGGAGCAGGCGCGGGTCTTCTCGCTCCACGAGCCTCGCGCCTGGCGGCCGGGGCGGCGGGTCGACTCGCACGCGGTTCGGCTGGTGTTCGACGGTGTCGTACCAGCCGATGCCCCGGAGCCGCAGACGATTGAGGTTGGCGGCTCGACCGCCGAAGCCGCCTGGGTGGCATTGGAGGACGTACGCAGCGGCAAGGTGCCGACCGTGTCGGTCGTCCGCGAGGCGTTGGGCCTGCGTTGA
- a CDS encoding geranylgeranyl reductase family protein, with protein MTALPTSTDVLVVGAGPAGSAAAAWLARAGREVTLIDAAVFPRDKTCGDGLTPRAIAELSRLGLEDWLQAHPVNKGLRAHGFGQTLELPWPGPGVDGTGLPAWGSAVARTELDDHLRTHAAKAGARIVDGARAVDVVRDGARVSSVVLRLSDGATTAIDCEWLVVADGVRSPLGKLLGRQWHRDTVYGVAGRSYVASDRADDPWISSHLELRDGSGKIQAGYGWVFPLGNGLVNLGAGTLATAKRPADVAIRPLMQAYADQIGAEFGLTGPLEREASALLPMGGAVSGVAGPNWALIGDAAACVNPLNGEGIDYGLETGRLVADLLGARHDLSIAWPALLSEHYGEAFSIARRLGRIATAPRVVASLGPAGMRSDWLMTLALRFMGNFVTDEDRDRAARVWRWAGRRSITLDDRPPFR; from the coding sequence ATGACTGCCCTCCCGACCTCGACCGACGTCCTGGTCGTCGGGGCCGGTCCGGCGGGCTCCGCGGCCGCCGCGTGGCTCGCCCGTGCCGGGCGTGAGGTGACGCTGATCGACGCCGCCGTCTTTCCGCGGGACAAGACGTGTGGGGACGGTCTCACGCCGCGAGCGATCGCTGAGTTGTCGCGACTCGGACTCGAGGACTGGCTGCAGGCGCATCCGGTGAACAAGGGCCTGCGAGCCCACGGCTTCGGGCAGACACTCGAACTGCCGTGGCCGGGTCCCGGTGTAGATGGCACAGGGCTTCCCGCGTGGGGCAGCGCGGTGGCGCGTACCGAGCTCGACGACCATCTGCGTACGCACGCCGCGAAGGCAGGGGCGCGGATCGTTGACGGCGCGCGAGCCGTCGATGTCGTCCGTGACGGCGCCCGGGTGTCGAGTGTGGTGCTCAGGCTTTCGGACGGTGCGACCACGGCCATCGACTGCGAGTGGCTCGTGGTGGCCGACGGCGTACGTTCCCCGCTCGGCAAACTCCTCGGCCGGCAGTGGCACCGCGACACGGTGTACGGCGTTGCCGGGCGCTCGTACGTGGCGTCGGACCGGGCCGATGATCCGTGGATCTCCTCCCACCTCGAACTACGTGATGGCAGCGGAAAGATCCAGGCCGGGTACGGCTGGGTGTTCCCGCTCGGCAACGGGCTAGTCAATCTGGGCGCCGGCACACTCGCGACCGCCAAGCGTCCAGCCGACGTGGCGATCCGGCCGCTGATGCAGGCGTACGCGGATCAGATCGGTGCTGAGTTCGGCTTGACCGGGCCTCTGGAACGCGAGGCCTCCGCACTGCTTCCGATGGGTGGCGCGGTCAGTGGCGTGGCCGGCCCCAACTGGGCACTGATCGGCGATGCCGCAGCGTGCGTCAACCCGCTCAACGGCGAGGGCATCGACTATGGCTTGGAGACCGGACGCCTGGTCGCAGACCTGCTCGGCGCGCGTCACGACCTCTCGATCGCCTGGCCGGCACTCCTCAGCGAGCACTACGGCGAGGCGTTCTCCATCGCCCGTCGCCTCGGCCGGATCGCGACCGCTCCGCGCGTCGTTGCTTCACTCGGCCCCGCCGGGATGCGCTCGGACTGGCTGATGACGCTGGCCCTGCGCTTCATGGGCAACTTCGTGACCGATGAAGACCGCGACCGCGCCGCCCGCGTGTGGCGGTGGGCCGGTCGCCGTTCGATCACCCTCGACGACAGGCCACCGTTCCGATGA
- a CDS encoding DNA-directed RNA polymerase subunit beta' yields MLDVNFFEQIRIGLATAEEIRAWSHGEVKKPETINYRTLRPERDGLFCEKIFGPTRDWECYCGKYKRVRFKGIICERCGVEVTRSKVRRERMGHIELAAPVTHIWYFKGVPSRLGYLLDLAPKDLEKVIYFAAYMITSVDVDARHNDLSSLEAKVGLQRQSLTNRMETALADRQKRLEDDLAALEAEGAKADAKRKVRDGAERELASIRKRSEAELARLEEVWDTFKNLKVQDLMGDELLYREMKQWFGKYFEGYMGATAIQKRLQDFDIEAEVELLREIIATGKGQRKVRALKRLKVVDAFRKTGNQPVGMVLDAVPVIPPDLRPMVQLDGGRFATSDLNDLYRRVINRNNRLKRLLDLGAPEIIVNNEKRMLQEAVDSLFDNGRRGRPVTGPGNRPLKSLSDMLKGKQGRFRQNLLGKRVDYSGRSVIVSGPQLKLHQCGLPKQMALELFKPFVMKRLVDLQHAQNIKSAKRMVERARPVVWDVLEEVITEHPVLLNRAPTLHRLGIQAFEPQLIEGKAIQLHPLVCGAFNADFDGDQMAVHLPLSAEAQAEARILMLSTNNILKPSDGRPVTMPSQDMIIGLYFLTADRENQLGEGRAFTSQAEAIMAFDRGEIALQSVVKIIVDGEILETTLGRTIFNDTLPIDYPYVNEEVGKKRLAQIVNDLAERYTKVEVAASLDALKDNGFFWATRSGVTVSIADVTVPANKQEILSGFEEKAAKIQKQFERGLVTDEERRQELVEIWTEAAKLVGDAMEKAFDKTNPIYMQVTSGASGNFNQIRQVGAMRGLVANPKGEIIPRPIKANFREGLSVLEYFISTHGARKGLADTALRTADSGYLTRRLVDVSQDVIIREEDCGTERGHAVDITSEDVETTAYSRNAASAVEVDGKVLLEAGEDIGDVKIAELVAAGVTEVKVRSVLTCEAATGTCAKCYGRSLATGKLVDIGEAVGIIAAQSIGEPGTQLTMRTFHTGGVASASDITQGLPRVVELFEARTPKGVAPISEATGRVAIDETDKARVVIVTPDDGSDPIEYPVSRRSRLNVADGEHIEVGRTLTVGTPDPKEVLRILGVRSAQQHLVDEVQAVYKSQGVSIHAKHIEIIVRQMLRRITVLESGDTALLPSDLADRGKFEIENRRVVAEGGKPASGRPELMGITKASLATESWLSAASFQETTRVLTDAAINGRSDSLRGLKENVIIGKLIPAGTGLERYRNIRVEPTEEARAAAYSVVGYDTYDYDFGNTGTGQAVALDDFDFGSYHN; encoded by the coding sequence GTGTTGGACGTTAACTTCTTCGAGCAGATTCGGATCGGCCTGGCCACCGCGGAGGAAATTCGCGCGTGGAGTCATGGCGAGGTCAAGAAGCCTGAAACCATCAACTACCGCACCCTGCGCCCGGAGCGGGACGGACTCTTCTGCGAGAAGATCTTCGGCCCGACCCGTGACTGGGAGTGCTACTGCGGCAAGTACAAGCGCGTTCGCTTCAAGGGCATCATCTGCGAGCGGTGTGGCGTAGAGGTCACCCGCTCCAAGGTGCGCCGCGAGCGGATGGGTCACATCGAGCTCGCCGCCCCGGTGACGCACATCTGGTACTTCAAGGGTGTTCCGTCGCGTCTGGGCTACCTGCTCGACCTCGCCCCGAAGGACCTGGAGAAGGTCATCTACTTCGCGGCGTACATGATCACGTCGGTCGACGTCGACGCTCGCCACAACGACCTGTCGTCGCTCGAGGCCAAGGTCGGACTGCAGCGCCAGTCGCTGACGAACCGCATGGAGACCGCGCTCGCCGACCGCCAGAAGCGCCTCGAGGACGACCTCGCCGCGCTCGAGGCCGAGGGTGCCAAGGCCGACGCCAAGCGCAAGGTACGCGATGGAGCCGAGCGCGAACTCGCCTCCATCCGCAAGCGCTCGGAGGCAGAGCTCGCGCGTCTTGAAGAGGTCTGGGACACCTTCAAGAACCTGAAGGTCCAGGACCTGATGGGCGACGAGCTGCTCTACCGCGAGATGAAGCAGTGGTTCGGCAAGTACTTCGAGGGCTACATGGGCGCCACGGCGATCCAGAAGCGTCTCCAGGACTTCGACATCGAGGCCGAGGTCGAGCTGCTGCGCGAGATCATCGCCACCGGCAAGGGTCAGCGCAAGGTACGCGCCCTCAAGCGCCTCAAGGTCGTCGACGCCTTCCGCAAGACCGGCAACCAGCCGGTCGGCATGGTGCTGGACGCCGTTCCGGTCATCCCGCCGGACCTGCGCCCGATGGTGCAGCTCGACGGTGGCCGGTTCGCGACCTCGGACCTCAACGACCTCTACCGTCGCGTGATCAACCGCAACAACCGACTCAAGCGACTGCTTGACCTCGGTGCGCCGGAGATCATCGTCAACAACGAGAAGCGCATGCTTCAGGAGGCCGTCGACTCGCTGTTCGACAACGGTCGTCGTGGCCGTCCGGTCACCGGACCGGGCAATCGCCCGCTCAAGTCGCTCTCCGACATGCTCAAGGGCAAGCAGGGTCGCTTCCGTCAGAACCTCCTCGGCAAGCGCGTCGACTACTCGGGTCGTTCGGTCATCGTGTCGGGCCCGCAGCTCAAGCTGCACCAGTGCGGTCTGCCCAAGCAGATGGCGCTCGAGCTGTTCAAGCCGTTCGTGATGAAGCGTCTGGTCGACCTGCAGCACGCGCAGAACATCAAGTCCGCCAAGCGGATGGTGGAGCGCGCCCGCCCGGTCGTGTGGGACGTCCTCGAAGAGGTCATCACCGAGCACCCGGTCCTGCTGAACCGTGCACCTACCCTGCACCGTCTCGGCATCCAGGCGTTCGAGCCGCAGCTCATCGAGGGCAAGGCCATCCAGCTGCACCCGCTCGTGTGTGGTGCGTTCAACGCTGACTTCGACGGTGACCAGATGGCTGTGCACCTCCCGCTGTCGGCGGAGGCGCAGGCCGAGGCTCGCATCCTGATGCTCTCGACGAACAACATCCTCAAGCCGTCCGACGGCCGTCCGGTGACGATGCCGTCGCAGGACATGATCATCGGTCTGTACTTCCTGACCGCTGACCGTGAGAACCAGCTCGGCGAGGGTCGTGCGTTCACCTCGCAGGCCGAGGCGATCATGGCGTTCGACCGTGGGGAGATTGCCCTGCAGTCGGTGGTCAAGATCATCGTCGACGGTGAGATCCTCGAAACGACGCTGGGGCGGACGATCTTCAACGACACGTTGCCGATCGACTACCCGTACGTGAACGAGGAAGTCGGCAAGAAGCGCCTCGCGCAGATCGTCAACGACCTCGCGGAGCGGTACACCAAGGTCGAGGTCGCGGCTTCGCTCGACGCCCTCAAGGACAACGGCTTCTTCTGGGCGACCCGCTCGGGTGTCACCGTGTCGATCGCGGACGTGACCGTCCCGGCGAACAAGCAGGAGATCCTGTCGGGCTTCGAGGAGAAGGCCGCCAAGATCCAGAAGCAGTTCGAGCGTGGTCTGGTCACCGACGAGGAGCGTCGTCAGGAGCTCGTCGAGATCTGGACCGAGGCCGCGAAGCTCGTCGGTGACGCGATGGAGAAGGCGTTCGACAAGACGAACCCGATCTACATGCAGGTCACCTCGGGTGCCTCGGGTAACTTCAACCAGATCCGCCAGGTCGGCGCCATGCGAGGCCTCGTTGCGAACCCGAAGGGCGAGATCATCCCGCGCCCGATCAAGGCCAACTTCCGTGAAGGCCTGTCGGTTCTCGAGTACTTCATCTCGACCCACGGTGCTCGTAAGGGTCTTGCTGACACCGCGCTGCGTACCGCTGACTCGGGTTACCTGACCCGTCGTCTCGTGGACGTCTCGCAGGACGTCATCATTCGTGAAGAGGACTGTGGCACCGAGCGTGGCCACGCCGTCGACATCACGAGCGAGGACGTCGAGACGACTGCGTACTCGCGCAACGCTGCCTCCGCCGTCGAGGTGGATGGCAAGGTCCTGCTCGAGGCCGGTGAGGACATCGGTGACGTCAAGATCGCCGAGCTGGTCGCGGCCGGCGTGACGGAGGTCAAGGTCCGCTCGGTCCTCACCTGTGAGGCCGCCACCGGCACGTGCGCGAAGTGCTACGGCCGCTCGCTGGCCACCGGCAAGCTGGTCGACATCGGTGAGGCCGTCGGCATCATCGCGGCCCAGTCCATCGGTGAGCCGGGTACCCAGCTGACCATGCGTACGTTCCACACCGGTGGTGTGGCCTCGGCGTCCGACATCACCCAGGGTCTCCCGCGTGTCGTCGAGCTCTTCGAGGCGCGTACGCCGAAGGGTGTTGCTCCGATCTCGGAGGCCACCGGTCGCGTCGCCATCGACGAGACCGACAAGGCCCGCGTGGTCATCGTCACCCCGGACGACGGCTCGGACCCGATCGAGTACCCGGTGTCGCGTCGTTCGCGTCTGAACGTCGCCGACGGTGAGCACATCGAGGTCGGTCGCACCCTCACGGTCGGTACCCCCGACCCGAAGGAAGTGCTCCGCATCCTCGGCGTCCGCTCGGCTCAGCAGCACCTCGTGGACGAGGTCCAGGCGGTCTACAAGAGCCAGGGTGTGTCCATCCACGCCAAGCACATCGAGATCATCGTGCGGCAGATGCTGCGCCGGATCACGGTGCTGGAGTCGGGTGACACCGCGCTGCTCCCGTCCGACCTCGCCGACCGTGGCAAGTTCGAGATCGAGAACCGTCGCGTCGTGGCCGAGGGCGGCAAGCCTGCCTCCGGTCGTCCGGAGCTGATGGGTATCACCAAGGCGTCGCTGGCCACCGAGTCGTGGCTGTCGGCGGCGTCCTTCCAGGAGACCACGCGAGTCCTGACCGACGCGGCCATCAACGGCCGTTCGGACAGCCTGCGCGGTCTGAAGGAGAACGTGATCATCGGAAAGCTCATCCCGGCCGGTACCGGTCTGGAGCGCTACCGCAACATCCGTGTCGAGCCGACCGAAGAGGCGCGCGCTGCGGCGTACTCGGTGGTCGGATACGACACCTACGACTACGACTTCGGTAACACGGGTACGGGTCAGGCTGTTGCGCTCGACGATTTCGATTTCGGGTCGTACCACAACTGA